Sequence from the Rutidosis leptorrhynchoides isolate AG116_Rl617_1_P2 chromosome 3, CSIRO_AGI_Rlap_v1, whole genome shotgun sequence genome:
CTTCGACAACAAAGTTAACCCCAACCAACCAGTTTAAACATGCGACACATAAACCATAATTTGACCTTTTGGATAGTCCAATTTGAGTGATCGAGCCTTAAACGATTCCTACACGATGTGGAAGAGACGAGACATAAAACGAGGGATTAATTAGCCATTGTTGCCATTCCAATGACTTCTTCTTTGCACGCGTAGATATCCAACTAAAGGATTGTGTTTGAATTTCGGAAATGATGGTAGCGGGAACCCATTCCTTTTTGGAGAAGACCTTTAAGTTCTGATGTTTCCAAATTGAGTAGCAAGTGATCCATTTCGTGGCTTGCCAAATGGAGTTTTCAATAACGTTACTTGTGAAATATTGGTTCTTAATAATGGTGTCGTCTAAATTCATGTTTGCGATAGGATGTTGGTTCCACCATTTTAGAACAGATGTCCAAATGAGGGTAGATTTGGGACAAAGGGCAAGAATATGTTCGGTGGTCTCGATATGATTGTTACAAAGGGGACAAAGTACAGTATCAAGGTCAATACCGTGTTTGTCGAGCTCGGCCCTAACCGGGATCCTTTTTTGAATGGAACGCCAAATAAAAATGCCAACTTTTTGGGGGGATGAGTTTGTTATGTGGTAGTGATATGGTGGATGCATGTATGCCGAATTTTAATTTGTTGATTATTCTTGCGAGAGAATAAGTTGTGAAAGCCCCGGAGGTGTCTAAGGACCATTTCCATGAGTCGGGAATGTCTGATAATGAGACAGTTGTGAGAAGATTGTTTAGTTTCGTAAGTTCGTTGGATGTTCGACCAGTAGGTGTACGTAACCAACTCCATTTTCCTTGATTTGAGTCGTTGAAAGGGGCGATTCTATCCACTACCGTTGCGTTTTTGTGTGATTCTAGCATGTAGAGTCTATGGAATTGGGTGCTAAAATGTTCGGAGCCGCTCCAAGGATCATTCCAAAATTGAGTGCTTTCGCCGTTGCCAATTTTTATAGTGAATGATGTGGTAAATCCTGTTCCTAGGCTATCCGCTATTTTACCGGCTTTGATGATCTCTTTCCAAATGGTGCGACCTGAAACATTACAACATGAAACGTCAGAAATTAACCCCCCTCCCGCCCCGtagatgtagagacccgtcctaatctatctggacgaatacattacatttggttacatcgcgaggtacttgacctctatatgatacattttacaaacattgcatttgttttaaaagacaaactttcattacatcgacagttgacaggcatgcctaccctttcataatatatccaaactataaatgaattaatagtaatcttgttgaactcaacgactcgaatgcaatgtcttttgaaatatgtcatgaatgactccaagtaatatctttaaaatgagcaaatgcagggttggccttggattcacgaacctatatcatgtatatatatatatatatattaacacatataattgaagtcaaatatatttatgtattattattaatataactcttatttttagtaattcatgtgtttcattattaacttaaatatatttactttatatactttaaataaataatttataaaatgtagttttattaagtatatttttatataactaacttttataataataataataataataataataataataataataatatagttgtaataataatggtaaaagtaataataatgataataaataataaaaagttgtattatttttagaataaaattttataattttgatcccaactcttaatactaataatacatattaataatacttgatagtaattaatgttaataataataataataataataataataataataataataataataataataataataataataataataataataataataataataataataataataataacaatattaataataatgatagaaaactacctcaaagaagtagcccttaaaaaaatgcccaagtccgggtttgaacccgcgacctcccactaacccgataacaacctaaacgtcTTCGGTTCATCAACATAAATCATAACCTCATGATCATCAATACTGATCCTCAATATCTTAACCGatcgtcatcatcattaactta
This genomic interval carries:
- the LOC139902171 gene encoding uncharacterized protein, giving the protein MVMNTIMLDDDVDDDDISLGRTIWKEIIKAGKIADSLGTGFTTSFTIKIGNGESTQFWNDPWSGSEHFSTQFHRLYMLESHKNATVVDRIAPFNDSNQGKWSWLRTPTGRTSNELTKLNNLLTTVSLSDIPDSWKWIPVRAELDKHGIDLDTVLCPLCNNHIETTEHILALCPKSTLIWTSVLKWWNQHPIANMNLDDTIIKNQYFTSNVIENSIWQATKWITCYSIWKHQNLKVFSKKEWVPATIISEIQTQSFSWISTRAKKKSLEWQQWLINPSFYVSSLPHRVGIV